The DNA window CTCTCCCACGTCAACGACTCGGGGTTCTGGCTGGTGGGCCGCTTCCTGCGGATGGACGCCTCGACCACACTGCGCACCTGGACCGTGATGGAGACGCTGGTCGGAACGGTGGGCTTCACCCTCGCCTTCGCGGTGAGTCTGCTGGTCTGACCGCCCCGACAGGGCCCGCGCCGTGTCACTCCCCCGCGTCGTCCAGGGCCGTGACGACCTCCTCGACGATCGCGCGCATGGACGCCTCCGCCACGGCGGGGAGGCCGTCACGGACCGCGTTGACGACGTGAGTGTGCAGGGACAGGGCTTCCGGCCTGGGAGGGTGCGGCATGAGTTCGTAGTTGGTGCGCCCGGCGAGGACCTCGGCGACGACACCGGACAGTCCCGCGAACATCTCGTTACCGGACAGTTCCAGGATCCGACGGTGGAACTCGATGTCGCACTCCAGGAACGCGGCGGGGTCGCCGCCGGTGCCGGACCCGGCCTCCAGCATCCGCTGGTTGGTCTCCACGAGCCGTTCGCACTGGTGCGGCGAGGCGCGCCGCGCCGCCGCGGCCGCCGCCGGGGGCTCGACGGCCGCCCGGAGTTCGGTGAGCGAACGCAGTTGTTCTATCCGGCCGGGGCCGGCCAGCCGCCAGCGGATGAGCTGGGGGTCGTAGACGCTCCACTCCGCGGCCGGACGAACACGTACGCCGGTGCGGGGGCGGCTGACCACCATCCGCATGGATTCCAGTACCCGCACCGCCTCCCGGGCCACGGTCCGGGAGACGTCGTAGTCGCGTTCCAGCCGGTCGAGGGTGAAGACGTGGCCGGGCGCGTACTCGCCCGCGGCGATCGCGGGGCCGATGTCGGCGAGTACCCGGTTGTGCAGGGTGCGTGGGTCGGCTTCGGCGGCCATGGGTGCCATGGTCCCAGAGGGCGGGCCGGGTGCGGGTGGCGCGCACTGCGTTTCGGGATTCATTGATATCACCATTATGGGTAGGGTGCTTCCCATCCACGCGCGTCGCGAGAAGGAGCACGGGGGCATGCATTTCGTCTTCATGGGAGTGTCCGGCAGCGGCAAGAGCAGGGTCGCGCAGTGTGTCGCGCAA is part of the Haloactinospora alba genome and encodes:
- a CDS encoding FadR/GntR family transcriptional regulator yields the protein MAAEADPRTLHNRVLADIGPAIAAGEYAPGHVFTLDRLERDYDVSRTVAREAVRVLESMRMVVSRPRTGVRVRPAAEWSVYDPQLIRWRLAGPGRIEQLRSLTELRAAVEPPAAAAAARRASPHQCERLVETNQRMLEAGSGTGGDPAAFLECDIEFHRRILELSGNEMFAGLSGVVAEVLAGRTNYELMPHPPRPEALSLHTHVVNAVRDGLPAVAEASMRAIVEEVVTALDDAGE